GGGTAATGCTCGGCCACCACGTCGACGGTCGCGTAGGGCACGCCCTGGTCCACCAGATCATGACGGGCCAGCCACTTCGATGCCGGCGACTTGTCGTACAGCCCGATCTTCAGCGCCTTGAGCTTGGCCGGATCGAGACGCAGGAAATCCTCGCCGGTCTTCACCTCGTCCAGCCCCTTGCCCTTGGGGAACACCAGCGCATAGGTCGAGCGGTAGTAAGGCTTGGTGCCCGACACCTGGTCGAAGCCCGCGGGTACGCCGAGCATCACGTCGCAACGGAAGTCCTCGCCGGGCAGCTTGTAGCGCAAGGTGTTGCGCACGAAGGCAAAGCGCTGCGGGTAGGAGTAGTACTTGACGGGCACGCCCAGGCTTCCCGCGAACAGTTCGGCGATGCGGTTCTCCAGCCCCTCGCCCTTCTCGTTGGAAAAGGGCATGTTCGCCGGGTCCTGGCAGACCCTGAACTCCTTGGGCGCGCTTTCGGTGGCCGACGCCGCGCCGGCACCGAACACGGCCAGCCCGGCCCCCAGCGTGACCAGCCAAACGCGCAGGTTGCGGGCGGTGTGCGACCTCGTTCGTGCGTCTGTCATCATGCGGAGACCTCCTTGTCGGCCCTCGTCATTCGATCGGCTGCACACGGGCGGAGGTGATCGCGCCGTCCGAGCGCCCCTTGAGATAGGCGTAGAGGTGATCGATGTTGTCCATCACCCGCGCGTCGTTCTTGAAGCTCTGCATGCCCTTGTCGAGCCGACCTTCGGTGACGGTGGTGACGAACTCCTCCTTGGTCAGCCTCTTCAGGCTCTCGATCAGCGACGGGCCGACCATGCCTTCCTGGTTCGCGCCGTGGCAGCGATCGCAGGCGGCAGCCCGCCAGGCGCGGAAACCCTTCAGCGTATCGGGGTCGACCTTGTTGCCATCGACGACCGTGTACAGCGGCTTGCCATTGTCGGCCGGCTTGGCATCCGCTGCGTGCAGCGGTACGGCGAGGGCGAGGGCGGCAAGTGCAAGGGTGTTGATCAAACGCATACGTATTCCTCCGGATGTCCGGTCGGGGCCCGTGCAGGCCCCGCCGGCATGCAAGCGGGGAGCGGCGCCCCCGCGGGCGCTGCGGCGGACCGGAGTCCGCCGCAATCAGGGCTCAGTCGGGCAGGGCGAAGACGGTCAGCGACCCACCCAGCTCGGTGTATTGGCTCAGTTCGCGATAGCCGCCCACCGCACCCAGGCCATCGGTGTCCTTCTCGAGACTGGCCGCCATGCCGATACCGGCCCAGCCGCCGATGCCCGAGAACACGCCGAGGTACTGCTTGCCCTTGTGTTCATAGCTGAACACGTTGCCGATGATCCCGGACGGGGTCTTGAACTTGAACAGTTCCTTCGTGATGTCCTTGGCATCGACGCACTTCAGGTAGCCTTCCAGCGTGCCGTAGCACGAGATGCCGCCCGCAGTGTTGAGCACGCCGCTCCACACCGAGAACTTCTCGGACTTGGACTGCACGATCTTGCCCGCGCTCGCATCCCAGGTGATGAAGTTGCCCATGCCGCCGTGGCTGTCCGGTGCGGGGAACATCGACAGCGTGGCGCCGACATAGGGCTGGCCGGCGACGTAATCGACCTCGAACGGCTCGTAGTCCATGCAGACGTGGTTGGTCGGCACGTAGAACAGCTTGGTGTTCGGGTCGAAGGCTGCGGGCTGCTGGTCCTTGGTGCCCAGTGCAGCGGGACAGATGCCCTTCACGTTGACGTCCGGGCCGTGTTCCGGGTTGGTGTGCTTGGACGTGGAGTACTTGGCGACCACCTGAGGCCGGCCGGTCTTCATGTCGACGTGCGAGGCCCAGTTCACCTTCGGGTCGTACTTCTCTGCCACCAGCAGTTCGCCGGTCACGCGGTCCAGCGTGTAGGCGAAGCCGTTGCGGTCGAAGTGCACCAGCGCCTTGGTCGGCTTGCCCTTGACGTCGATGTCGGCAAGGATCATTTCATTGACGCCGTCGAAGTCCCACTCGTCGTGCGGCGTCATCTGATAGACCCACTTCGCAACGCCGGTGTCGAGGTCGCGGGCGAAGATGGTCATCGACCACTTGTTGTCACCCGGACGTTGCGTCGGGTTCCAGGTCGAGGGGTTGCCGGTGCCGTAATAGACCATGTTGGTGGCCTTGTCGTAGCTGAACCAGCCCCAGGTCGTGCCACCGCCGGTCTTCCACTGGTCGCCCTGCCAGGTCTTCAGCGACGAATCCTTGCCGACCGGCGCCATCTTGCCGTCCGTCCAGGTCATCGTCTTCTCGGGGTCCATCAGCATTTCGGCGTCGGGCCCCGTGCTGTAGCCCTTCCAGACCTGCTTGCCGGTGTTGATGTCGTAGGCGGCGAGGAAGCCGCGCACGCCCCACTCACCACCCGAGATGCCGGTAATGACCTTGTTGCCGAACACATGGGGCGCCTGGGTATTGACCGCGCCCAGCTTCGGATCGCCATTGACCACGCTCCACAGCACCTTGCCGGACTTGGCGTCGAGCGCGAGCAGGGTGGAGTCCGCCTGCTGCAGGAAGATCTTGCCTTCGGCGTAGGCCAGGCCGCGATAGACGGTATCGCAGCACATCTGCGAGATCACGAACGGGTCCTGCTTGGGTTCGTACCGCCATACGATCTTCTGCGTGTCGAGATCGATCGCGAAGACCTTGTTGGGGAAGGGCGAATGCACGTACATCATGCCGTCGATGACGAGCGGCGAGCCTTCATGGCCGCGCAGCACGCCGGTGGAGAACATCCACGCGACCTGCATCTTGCCCACGTTGTCCTTGTTGATCTGGTTGAGCTTGCTGTACCGCTGGTTGAACATGTCGCCGGCTTGCGCCGCCCAGTTCTTCGGGTTGGCCATCTTGCTTTCGAGGTCGGCGTTCGCCAGTGCGAGTCCCGGCATTGCGAGCAGAAGTGCAGCGATCAGCGCCGGACTGCGCCGGGCAGGAATCCCTAGTTGCTTCATTTTTGTCTCCTCGTTTATTTGACGTTTTGCGCTCGCCACCTTGAAGGCCCGAGACCCGCCGCGCATGCGGGGCCGGTGCGACCAGTCATTCCGGCGTACCCCGTCCGATGCAAAGCACGTGCCAACTGTCACTAAGCAGTAAGATTCGGGCCCGGCGGACCGTCCGCGGGGTTCTGGCCCCCCACCCGGCCTATGCGAGCGGATGTGATTTTTCGCACGGACAGACCATGCCGGTCATGCGTGTTGCAATACGGTTCAAGTGCTTCGTTTTGACACAGGAGTCACGATGTCCCCGTCGCGGCAAGCCTTTTCAACGCTCGAACCGGCCGTCCCCCTCGCGGCCGGCGGATCGCCCGACCGACCGACCCTCGTGATCGCTGCGACGTCTGCGAGACTGCTTGCCGAGGCGGCACGGGCGTCGGGGTTCGAGGTGATCGCCATTGACGTCTTCGGCGACGTGGATACGCGCGCGGCGGCACGGACATGGATGCCGCTCGGCATCCCCGGCCGCCTGGCGCCGGAGGAGGGCAGGCTCGTCGCCGCGCTGCGGCAGTGCGCCACGCCACCGCGGCCCGTCGGCTGGATCGCGGGCAGCGGCTTCGAATCGGCACCCGGGTTGCTCGCCACCGGTGCGGGGGTGCTGCCGCTGCTCGGCAACCTGCCGGGCACGGTCACGCAGGTGCGTGACCCGGATGACTTCTTCGCTGCCCTGCATCGGCTCGGCATTCCGGCGCCCGAGATCTCACTGGCGCTGCCTGCGGATCCAGTCGGCTGGCTGTTCAAGGACGCCCATGCCTGCGGCGGCTGGCACATCCGTCCCGCCGGGCGGGCGCCCGCCGGGCGAGGCCCCGGCGCCTACTTCCAGCGCGAGGAGGCGGGCACTGCGATGTCGGCGCTCTTCCTCGCGAATGGGGCATCCGCCCTCATCATCGGCTTCGCCCGTCAGATCGTGGCCCCGCTCGGGCGACGCCCCTATGTCTATCGGGGGTGCGTCGGCCCGGTGACGCTCCCGCCGCCGCATGCGGGACAGGTCGCCAATGCCGTGAGCGCACTGACCCGCCATTACGGACTGCGCGGCCTCAACGGCATCGACTTCCTGTTCGGAGCGGACGGAATCCGGGTGCTGGAACTCAATCCGCGGCCCACGGCCAGCCTTGCCCTGTTCAACGACGTGCTCGCAGGTGGCCTGCTGGCGGCGCATGTCGATGCCTGCCTTCACGGACACCTGCCCGCCGCGGACGCTCTCTCGCCCTCGACGCGGGTGCGCGGCAGCGAAGTGGTCTTCGCCCCGAGACGGGGAAGGGTCACGCCGGCGCTGGCGGACTG
This genomic window from Thauera humireducens contains:
- a CDS encoding ATP-grasp domain-containing protein — encoded protein: MSPSRQAFSTLEPAVPLAAGGSPDRPTLVIAATSARLLAEAARASGFEVIAIDVFGDVDTRAAARTWMPLGIPGRLAPEEGRLVAALRQCATPPRPVGWIAGSGFESAPGLLATGAGVLPLLGNLPGTVTQVRDPDDFFAALHRLGIPAPEISLALPADPVGWLFKDAHACGGWHIRPAGRAPAGRGPGAYFQREEAGTAMSALFLANGASALIIGFARQIVAPLGRRPYVYRGCVGPVTLPPPHAGQVANAVSALTRHYGLRGLNGIDFLFGADGIRVLELNPRPTASLALFNDVLAGGLLAAHVDACLHGHLPAADALSPSTRVRGSEVVFAPRRGRVTPALADWLAAQADCHDLPAAGTPVARHDPMCSITCEGSAPEEVRARLSARCEAILSQLNRAAPT
- a CDS encoding c-type cytochrome, whose amino-acid sequence is MRLINTLALAALALAVPLHAADAKPADNGKPLYTVVDGNKVDPDTLKGFRAWRAAACDRCHGANQEGMVGPSLIESLKRLTKEEFVTTVTEGRLDKGMQSFKNDARVMDNIDHLYAYLKGRSDGAITSARVQPIE
- a CDS encoding substrate-binding domain-containing protein; amino-acid sequence: MMTDARTRSHTARNLRVWLVTLGAGLAVFGAGAASATESAPKEFRVCQDPANMPFSNEKGEGLENRIAELFAGSLGVPVKYYSYPQRFAFVRNTLRYKLPGEDFRCDVMLGVPAGFDQVSGTKPYYRSTYALVFPKGKGLDEVKTGEDFLRLDPAKLKALKIGLYDKSPASKWLARHDLVDQGVPYATVDVVAEHYPGWMIDNDLLKGKIDVAILWGPVAAYYADKIKDMELVVVPLKSEPGIKFDFEIAMGVRYGEPEWKKQIEALIDRHKEDLDRILKAYHVPLVDEQLNPIVY